The Bacillus spongiae DNA window CTTGGTATTCATGTACCAATAAATGTTGTTACCTCATCTATATCAGGTTTCTTAGGTATTCCAGGAGTAGTAGGGTTAACAATTATTCAAACGTATATTATTTAAAAAACGCTAAATGTAAATTTGGCGTTTTTTTTTTGACTTTAATGAATGAAATCATAAAAAATTTAAAGAACCAACCTTTTTAGTTTGAAAAACAAGTATATTTAAAAAATAATTAGATGTAATCTGAAAATTTTGTTAAAATATGTATAAAATTTGCTGCCGTTTTAATAATTTTTTGGAGCATTTGTTTACTAGTGAAGGTAGAAGGGATTTGAACGTGGTGAAGTCATTTGTTAGAGCATCAATAGAACCGATGTTAATTGTTGCAGGTATTATATTTATTAGTGCAACTTCAGGGCTATTCAAAACGCAATCTTTGTCATTCTTAACTTATTGGGAAGAGTTAATAAATGTCATAAAAAACTTGTCTGCCCCTCAAGAACTAGTTTATACAAACCCTGTTTCGGGAGAGGAACGCGACCTTTTTCCAATTATATTATTAGCTTTTGTGAATAGTGGGAAAATATTTTTTCTTGCCCTGCTACTCTCAATTATTAGTTCTATATTAATGTTAATTATTTACTCCTCAGCAGGGAAGATAGTAAAAGGTATAATGAAAAATGTTTCACTCGTATTAGGTGCATTACCTGATATTTTTATTATTTCTATTCTTCAAATTTTTGTGATTTGGTTTTATAAACAATCAGGAATTTTACTCGTTGAGGTGGCATCTTTAGGTGAGAATCAATTAATTTTATTTCCAGCTGTTGTTCTTAGCATCCTTCCTACATTTTTTTTCCTTGAATCAATGATTTCATTTTTAAAAGAAGAAATACACTTATCCTATGTAGATTTAGCAAGAAGTAAAGGATTAGCGAAATATAAAATATTATTTGTACATATGATGAGAAACATTATAATCAGTCTAATTTATCATGGGAAGCA harbors:
- a CDS encoding ABC transporter permease subunit; the protein is MVKSFVRASIEPMLIVAGIIFISATSGLFKTQSLSFLTYWEELINVIKNLSAPQELVYTNPVSGEERDLFPIILLAFVNSGKIFFLALLLSIISSILMLIIYSSAGKIVKGIMKNVSLVLGALPDIFIISILQIFVIWFYKQSGILLVEVASLGENQLILFPAVVLSILPTFFFLESMISFLKEEIHLSYVDLARSKGLAKYKILFVHMMRNIIISLIYHGKQIGWMMLSNLLILEYLFNVFGVTSFLFTYNEPSIFAVTAILLFLPIYTCLKSLQFYISKKIGKAISL